A section of the Serratia liquefaciens ATCC 27592 genome encodes:
- the phoB gene encoding phosphate response regulator transcription factor PhoB — translation MARRILVVEDEAPIREMVCFVLEQNGYQPLEAEDYDSAVTRLSEPFPDLVLLDWMLPGGSGIQFIKHMKREALTRDIPVMMLTARGEEEDRVRGLEVGADDYITKPFSPKELVARIKAVMRRISPMAVEEVIEMQGLSLDPSSHRVMANEQALDMGPTEFKLLHFFMTHPERVYSREQLLNHVWGTNVYVEDRTVDVHIRRLRKALETSGHDKMVQTVRGTGYRFSTRY, via the coding sequence ATGGCAAGACGCATACTGGTGGTGGAAGACGAAGCGCCGATCCGTGAGATGGTGTGCTTTGTGTTGGAACAGAATGGTTACCAACCGTTGGAAGCTGAGGATTATGACAGCGCCGTGACGCGCCTGTCTGAGCCGTTCCCTGATTTAGTGTTGCTCGACTGGATGTTACCCGGGGGATCCGGCATTCAGTTTATTAAACATATGAAACGTGAAGCGCTGACCCGCGATATTCCGGTGATGATGTTGACCGCGCGCGGTGAAGAAGAAGACCGGGTGCGCGGCCTGGAAGTCGGGGCGGATGATTACATCACCAAACCCTTCTCACCGAAGGAACTGGTGGCGCGCATCAAGGCGGTAATGCGCCGTATTTCACCGATGGCGGTGGAAGAAGTGATTGAAATGCAAGGGCTGAGCCTGGACCCTTCCTCACACCGCGTGATGGCTAACGAACAAGCGCTGGATATGGGGCCGACCGAGTTCAAGCTGTTGCACTTCTTTATGACCCATCCTGAACGTGTTTATAGCCGTGAGCAGTTGCTTAATCACGTCTGGGGCACTAACGTTTATGTGGAAGACCGCACCGTTGACGTGCACATCCGTCGGCTCCGTAAGGCGTTAGAGACCAGTGGTCATGACAAAATGGTTCAAACCGTTCGGGGCACCGGCTACCGATTCTCAACGCGCTACTGA
- the phoR gene encoding phosphate regulon sensor histidine kinase PhoR, protein MLERLSWKRLALELALFCLPALLLGLIFGYLPWLLLASVLAALVWNFYNQLKLSHWLWVDRSMTPPPGRWSWEPLFYGLYQMQQRNRRRRRELALLIKRFRSGAESLPDAVVMTTVEGNIFWCNGLAQHLLGFRWPEDNGQHILNLLRYPEFSHYLQQQEFSRPLTLQLNNEHYVEFRVMPYSEGQLLMVARDVTQMRQLEGARRNFFANVSHELRTPLTVLQGYLEMMSDEELDGSLRGKALGTMQEQTRRMDGLVKQLLTLSRIEAAPNVEMNERVDIPLMLRVLQREAQSLSGGNHEITFRVNEQLKVFGNDDQLRSAVSNLVYNAVNHTPKGTNIEVSWQQTPSGAQFQVSDNGPGIAAEHIPRLTERFYRVDKARSRQTGGSGLGLAIVKHALSHHDARLEILSEQGIGTRFIFTLPNRLIVPAALSENAVKN, encoded by the coding sequence GTGTTAGAACGTCTATCCTGGAAGAGGCTGGCCCTGGAGCTGGCCCTTTTCTGCCTGCCTGCCTTACTGTTGGGGCTGATTTTCGGTTATCTGCCCTGGCTGCTGCTGGCCTCCGTGCTGGCGGCGTTGGTATGGAATTTCTACAATCAACTCAAACTTTCCCACTGGCTGTGGGTTGACCGCAGCATGACGCCGCCGCCTGGCCGCTGGAGCTGGGAACCGCTGTTTTACGGCTTGTATCAGATGCAGCAACGGAACCGTCGTCGGCGCCGTGAGCTGGCGCTGTTGATCAAACGCTTCCGTAGCGGAGCGGAATCGCTGCCCGATGCGGTAGTGATGACTACCGTCGAAGGCAATATCTTTTGGTGCAACGGGCTGGCGCAGCATTTGCTGGGTTTCCGCTGGCCGGAAGACAATGGCCAGCACATTCTCAACCTGTTGCGTTATCCGGAGTTCAGTCACTATCTGCAACAGCAGGAGTTCTCCCGCCCTTTGACGCTGCAACTGAATAACGAGCATTACGTCGAGTTTCGTGTGATGCCCTACTCCGAAGGGCAATTATTGATGGTAGCCCGCGATGTGACCCAGATGCGTCAACTGGAAGGGGCTCGGCGCAACTTCTTCGCTAACGTCAGCCACGAGCTGCGCACGCCGCTGACGGTATTGCAGGGTTACCTGGAAATGATGAGCGACGAAGAGCTGGATGGTTCGCTGCGCGGTAAGGCGTTGGGCACCATGCAGGAGCAGACTCGCCGCATGGACGGACTGGTCAAGCAACTGCTGACGCTGTCGCGCATCGAGGCGGCGCCTAACGTTGAAATGAACGAGCGGGTTGATATCCCCCTGATGTTGCGGGTGTTACAACGTGAGGCGCAATCGCTGAGCGGCGGCAACCACGAAATCACCTTCCGGGTGAATGAGCAGTTGAAAGTGTTCGGTAACGATGACCAACTTCGCAGTGCGGTGTCGAATCTGGTGTATAACGCCGTCAATCATACGCCGAAAGGCACCAATATTGAGGTCAGCTGGCAGCAGACGCCAAGCGGCGCGCAGTTTCAGGTCAGTGATAATGGGCCGGGTATCGCGGCCGAACATATTCCCCGTTTGACCGAACGCTTCTACCGCGTTGACAAAGCTCGTTCACGCCAGACCGGCGGCAGTGGGCTGGGGTTGGCGATCGTCAAGCATGCGCTCAGTCACCACGATGCGCGGCTGGAGATCCTTAGCGAGCAGGGCATCGGCACCCGATTTATCTTTACCTTGCCTAACCGGTTGATTGTTCCCGCAGCTTTGTCAGAGAATGCGGTGAAAAATTAA
- a CDS encoding PstS family phosphate ABC transporter substrate-binding protein, protein MIRITRGLLLCLALLASRGALAQPDGMLSGNLSSVGSDTLANLMALWAQDFSQHYPNVNLQIQAAGSSTAPTALAAGAAQLGPMSRPMKAAEVSAFEHRYGYAPLAVPVAVDALVVLVHQDNPLRGLNLQQLDRIFSATLRCGESQPLTRWGELGLAGDWQQRALQRFGRNSASGTYGYFKLRALCGGDFMPRVNELPGSASVVQAVAGSLNSIGYASIGFRASGVRLLPLAETGQNYVTPNDANVRNGSYPLSRYLYIYINKAPNQPLEPLTAAFLDRVLSDTGQNLVNHDGYLPLPPQTLQKTRLALGLQ, encoded by the coding sequence ATGATCCGAATCACCCGAGGGCTGTTGCTTTGCCTGGCGCTGTTGGCAAGCCGAGGCGCGCTGGCACAGCCGGATGGCATGCTGTCCGGCAACCTGTCTAGCGTCGGCTCCGATACGCTGGCGAACCTGATGGCGCTGTGGGCGCAGGACTTCAGCCAGCATTATCCCAACGTTAATCTGCAAATCCAGGCCGCCGGTTCCTCCACGGCGCCAACCGCATTGGCGGCTGGTGCAGCGCAGCTTGGCCCGATGAGTCGCCCGATGAAGGCCGCGGAAGTCTCTGCATTCGAGCATCGTTACGGTTATGCGCCGTTGGCGGTACCGGTCGCGGTCGATGCGCTGGTGGTGCTGGTGCATCAGGACAATCCGCTGCGCGGTCTAAATCTGCAGCAGCTCGACCGAATTTTCTCCGCGACTCTGCGCTGTGGCGAGAGCCAGCCTCTGACGAGGTGGGGGGAACTGGGGCTGGCCGGTGATTGGCAACAGCGTGCGCTGCAACGTTTTGGACGTAATTCGGCCTCCGGCACCTACGGCTATTTCAAACTGCGTGCGCTGTGCGGCGGCGATTTTATGCCGCGCGTCAATGAGCTGCCGGGCTCGGCTTCAGTCGTGCAGGCGGTGGCCGGTTCGCTGAACAGTATCGGCTATGCCAGCATCGGTTTTCGCGCCAGCGGCGTACGGCTGTTGCCGTTAGCGGAGACCGGCCAAAACTATGTGACGCCAAATGACGCCAACGTGCGTAACGGCAGCTATCCGTTGTCGCGCTATCTGTATATTTACATTAATAAAGCGCCCAACCAGCCGCTGGAGCCGCTGACGGCGGCATTTCTCGATCGCGTGCTGTCGGACACCGGGCAAAATCTGGTCAATCACGACGGCTATCTGCCACTGCCGCCTCAGACTCTGCAGAAAACCCGCCTGGCGCTGGGCCTGCAATAA
- a CDS encoding cobalamin-independent methionine synthase II family protein, translating into MCDCNSAFHADVVGSLLRPAALKTARQQFLQGEIDALQLREVEDQQIRLAVAKQKDLGLAVVTDGEFRRAWWHFDFLEGLDGVEGYDAEQGIQFNGVQTRARSIKVVGKLGFNLQHPMLEDFRFLKAIAGDAVPKMTIPSPSVLHFRGGRKAIDSQVYPDLNAYFDDLAQTYREAIKAFYDAGCRYLQLDDTVWAYLCSDDQRRQIRERGEDPDLLARIYADVLNAAIADKPEDLIIGLHVCRGNFRSTWISEGGYEPVAEILFGQVNIDAFFLEYDNERSGGFEPLRFIKPGKQQVVLGLITTKNGELENPEQVKQRLEEAAQFVDRRQLCLSTQCGFASTEEGNSLSEQQQWNKLQSVVNIAEQVW; encoded by the coding sequence ATGTGCGATTGCAATTCTGCCTTTCACGCTGACGTTGTCGGCAGTCTGTTACGCCCTGCGGCGCTGAAAACCGCTCGCCAACAGTTTCTGCAGGGCGAGATTGATGCCCTTCAGTTACGGGAGGTTGAAGACCAACAGATCCGTCTGGCGGTGGCAAAACAGAAAGATCTCGGTTTGGCGGTCGTGACGGATGGAGAGTTTCGTCGAGCGTGGTGGCACTTCGACTTTTTGGAAGGGCTGGACGGCGTGGAAGGTTATGACGCGGAGCAGGGGATCCAGTTTAACGGCGTACAGACGCGGGCGCGCAGTATCAAGGTGGTCGGCAAATTGGGCTTCAACCTGCAGCATCCGATGCTGGAGGACTTTCGTTTTCTGAAGGCCATCGCCGGTGATGCGGTGCCGAAGATGACCATTCCAAGCCCGAGCGTGCTGCACTTTCGCGGTGGGCGTAAGGCCATCGACAGCCAGGTTTATCCGGATCTGAACGCCTATTTTGACGATCTGGCGCAGACCTACCGCGAGGCGATCAAGGCGTTTTATGATGCCGGTTGCCGCTATCTGCAACTGGATGACACCGTGTGGGCCTACCTGTGCTCTGACGATCAACGGCGACAGATCCGCGAGCGTGGAGAGGATCCGGATCTTCTGGCGCGCATTTACGCGGATGTGCTGAATGCGGCGATCGCCGACAAGCCGGAGGATCTGATCATCGGGTTGCACGTTTGCCGCGGTAATTTCCGCTCCACCTGGATCTCCGAGGGCGGCTATGAACCTGTGGCGGAGATCCTGTTTGGTCAGGTGAATATCGACGCTTTCTTCCTGGAATACGACAATGAGCGTTCCGGTGGTTTCGAGCCGCTGCGTTTTATCAAGCCGGGCAAACAGCAGGTGGTGCTGGGCCTGATTACCACCAAAAACGGGGAACTGGAAAACCCCGAGCAGGTGAAACAAAGACTTGAAGAGGCGGCGCAGTTTGTCGATCGTCGACAGCTTTGCCTCAGCACCCAGTGCGGTTTCGCTTCGACTGAAGAGGGCAACAGCCTGAGTGAGCAGCAGCAGTGGAATAAGCTGCAAAGCGTGGTGAATATTGCCGAGCAGGTTTGGTAG
- the brnQ gene encoding branched-chain amino acid transport system II carrier protein codes for MSHRLTSKDIIALGFMTFALFVGAGNIIFPPMVGLQSGEHVWTAAIGFLITAVGLPVMTVIALARVGGGIDALSSPIGRRAGLLLATVCYLAVGPLFATPRTATVSFEVGIAPLTGDGAMPLFIYSLVYFALVIGISLYPGRLLDTVGHVLAPLKIVALGALGIAALVWPAGTPIPATDIYQNVPFSSGFVNGYLTMDTLGALVFGIVIVNAARSRGVKDAGLLTRYTILAGLIAGVGLTLVYLSLFKLGSGSGVLVPDATNGAVILHAYVQNTFGGLGSFFLAALIFIACMVTAVGLTCACAEFFAQYLPFSYKTLVFILGLFSMVVSNLGLSHLIQISIPVLTAIYPPCIVLVVLSFTLRWWNSAPRIIAPVMLVSLLFGILDAVKASAFQQVLPDWTNHLPLAEQGLAWLSPSLLMLVLVAIYDRVCTRSEVTAHS; via the coding sequence ATGAGTCATCGTTTAACGTCAAAAGATATTATCGCATTGGGTTTTATGACCTTTGCCTTATTCGTCGGCGCCGGGAATATCATTTTCCCGCCGATGGTCGGTTTACAGTCCGGTGAACACGTCTGGACCGCAGCTATCGGCTTTCTGATCACCGCCGTCGGTCTGCCGGTGATGACCGTGATCGCCCTGGCGCGCGTCGGTGGCGGCATTGACGCCCTGAGCTCGCCGATTGGCCGTCGCGCCGGTCTGCTGCTGGCTACCGTCTGCTATCTGGCCGTAGGCCCGCTGTTCGCCACGCCGCGTACCGCGACCGTCTCCTTTGAAGTGGGCATTGCACCGCTGACCGGTGATGGCGCCATGCCGCTGTTTATTTACAGCCTGGTGTACTTCGCGTTGGTGATCGGCATCTCGCTGTATCCGGGCCGCCTGCTTGATACCGTGGGTCACGTGCTGGCACCGTTGAAAATTGTTGCGCTGGGCGCGCTCGGCATCGCCGCGCTGGTTTGGCCGGCAGGTACGCCTATCCCGGCGACCGACATTTATCAGAACGTTCCTTTCTCTTCCGGCTTCGTCAACGGCTATCTGACCATGGATACGCTGGGCGCACTGGTATTCGGCATCGTCATCGTTAATGCTGCGCGTTCCCGCGGCGTCAAAGATGCCGGTTTGCTGACGCGTTACACCATTCTGGCCGGGCTGATTGCCGGTGTGGGCCTGACGCTGGTTTATCTGAGCCTGTTTAAACTGGGCTCCGGCAGCGGCGTGTTGGTACCCGACGCGACCAACGGCGCGGTGATCCTGCATGCTTACGTGCAAAACACCTTCGGTGGGCTGGGCAGCTTCTTCCTGGCGGCGCTGATTTTCATCGCCTGTATGGTGACTGCGGTTGGCCTGACCTGCGCTTGCGCAGAGTTCTTTGCCCAATATCTGCCGTTCTCCTACAAGACGCTGGTGTTTATTCTGGGGCTGTTCTCGATGGTGGTGTCCAACCTGGGCCTGAGCCATCTGATCCAAATCTCCATTCCGGTGCTGACCGCGATTTACCCGCCGTGCATCGTGCTGGTGGTGCTGAGCTTCACCCTGCGTTGGTGGAACAGCGCGCCGCGTATTATCGCGCCGGTGATGTTAGTCAGCCTGTTGTTTGGTATCCTTGACGCGGTGAAAGCGTCCGCCTTCCAGCAAGTGCTGCCGGATTGGACCAATCACCTGCCGCTGGCAGAACAGGGTCTGGCATGGTTGTCGCCTTCGCTGTTGATGCTGGTGCTGGTCGCGATTTATGACCGGGTTTGTACGCGTTCCGAAGTGACCGCGCACTCCTAA
- the proY gene encoding proline-specific permease ProY, producing MQQQSPTAPTPNKLKRGLSTRHIRFMALGSAIGTGLFYGSADAIKMAGPSVLLAYLIGGIVAFIIMRALGEMSVNNPQASSFSRYAQDYLGPMAGYITGWTYCFEILIVAIADVTAFGIYMGVWFPEVPHWIWVLSVVLVIGAINLMSVKVFGELEFWFSFFKVATIIIMIAAGIGIIIWGIGNGGQPTGIHNLWSNGGFFSNGFIGMILSLQLVMFAYGGIEIIGITAGEAKDPKTSIPKAINSVPWRILVFYVGTLFVIMSIYPWNQVGTNGSPFVLTFQHMGITVAAGILNFVVITASLSAINSDVFGVGRMLHGMAEQGHAPKMFSKVSKRGIPWVTVVVMMLALLLAVYLNYIMPENVFLVIASLATFATVWVWIMILFSQIAFRRSLSKEQVKGLAFPLRGGVFTSVVAIIFLVFIIGLIGYFPTTRVSLYAGLVWVAVLLAGYYFKVNRQKKLATLAQQQD from the coding sequence ATGCAACAACAGTCACCCACCGCTCCCACGCCCAATAAGCTAAAACGCGGTCTCAGCACCCGTCACATTCGCTTTATGGCTTTGGGTTCGGCTATCGGCACCGGCCTGTTCTACGGTTCGGCGGACGCGATTAAAATGGCCGGCCCTAGCGTTTTGCTGGCGTACCTGATCGGCGGCATCGTCGCTTTTATCATCATGCGTGCGCTGGGCGAGATGTCGGTCAACAACCCGCAGGCCAGTTCGTTCTCGCGTTATGCACAGGACTACCTGGGCCCGATGGCCGGATATATCACCGGTTGGACCTACTGTTTTGAAATCCTGATCGTCGCGATTGCCGACGTGACCGCTTTCGGCATCTATATGGGCGTGTGGTTCCCCGAGGTGCCGCACTGGATTTGGGTGCTGAGCGTGGTGCTGGTGATAGGCGCCATCAACCTGATGAGCGTGAAGGTGTTCGGTGAGCTGGAGTTTTGGTTCTCCTTCTTTAAAGTCGCCACCATCATCATCATGATTGCCGCCGGTATCGGTATCATCATCTGGGGGATTGGCAACGGTGGGCAGCCGACCGGCATCCATAACCTGTGGTCTAACGGCGGCTTCTTCAGCAACGGCTTTATCGGCATGATCCTGTCGCTACAGTTGGTGATGTTCGCCTACGGCGGTATCGAGATTATCGGTATCACTGCCGGTGAAGCCAAAGATCCGAAAACCTCCATTCCCAAGGCCATCAACTCGGTACCGTGGCGTATTCTGGTGTTCTACGTCGGTACGCTGTTTGTCATTATGTCAATCTACCCGTGGAATCAGGTGGGTACCAACGGCAGTCCGTTCGTGCTGACTTTCCAGCATATGGGCATTACCGTGGCGGCGGGCATCCTTAACTTTGTGGTGATCACCGCGTCGCTGTCGGCGATTAACAGCGATGTGTTTGGCGTTGGCCGCATGCTGCACGGCATGGCGGAGCAGGGCCATGCGCCGAAGATGTTCAGCAAGGTGTCCAAACGCGGGATCCCGTGGGTCACAGTGGTGGTGATGATGCTGGCGCTGTTGCTGGCGGTGTATCTCAACTACATCATGCCGGAAAACGTGTTCCTGGTGATTGCTTCACTGGCGACCTTCGCCACCGTGTGGGTGTGGATCATGATCCTGTTCTCGCAGATTGCCTTCCGTCGCAGTCTGAGCAAAGAGCAGGTGAAAGGCCTGGCGTTCCCACTGCGCGGCGGGGTGTTTACCTCGGTGGTGGCGATCATCTTCCTGGTGTTTATCATCGGTCTGATTGGTTACTTCCCAACGACTCGCGTATCGCTGTACGCCGGGCTGGTGTGGGTGGCGGTGCTGCTGGCGGGGTATTACTTCAAGGTCAACCGCCAGAAGAAGCTGGCGACGCTGGCGCAGCAACAGGATTGA
- a CDS encoding mechanosensitive ion channel family protein produces the protein MQQQITLWLEKFGLEFSGVMSLLMVLGLIVLISVVIHLVLHRVVLAAIQRRGQRSQRVWQQAITQYKLFQRMALLLQGVIINLQAVLWLHAGSETQAIIVTAAQVWIMGFALLSLFSLLDTLLAMLRQSPISNQLPLRGIFQGLKLVAAILIGIMIVSLLMGKSPLLLLSGLGAMTAVLMLVFKDPILGLVAGIQLSANDMLSIGDWLEMPKYGADGAVTDIGLTTVKVRNWDNTVTTIPTYALISDSFKNWRSMSESGGRRIKRSINIDTTSVHFLSEEEQQRLNRNPLLQRYLNDKTQELSQHNQQTGVDLSSPLNGRRLTNLGTLRAYLVAYLRAHPGIHQNMTLMVRQLAPLPEGLPLEIYAFTNTTVWAEYESIQSDIFDHILAVINEFDLRVHQTPTGNDMRSMLPPLRQAADIS, from the coding sequence ATGCAACAACAGATAACCCTGTGGCTGGAAAAATTCGGACTGGAATTTAGCGGAGTCATGTCCCTGCTGATGGTGCTGGGACTGATCGTCCTGATTTCGGTAGTGATCCACCTGGTGTTGCACCGCGTGGTGTTGGCAGCAATCCAACGCCGTGGCCAACGGTCGCAGCGTGTCTGGCAGCAGGCGATCACCCAGTACAAGCTGTTCCAGCGCATGGCACTGTTGCTGCAAGGGGTGATCATTAATCTGCAGGCGGTGCTGTGGCTGCACGCCGGCAGTGAGACCCAGGCGATTATTGTCACCGCCGCTCAGGTGTGGATCATGGGCTTCGCCCTGCTGTCGCTGTTTTCCTTACTGGATACGCTGCTGGCAATGCTGCGCCAAAGCCCGATCTCCAATCAGTTGCCGCTGCGCGGTATTTTCCAGGGCCTGAAGCTGGTCGCGGCGATCCTGATCGGCATCATGATCGTTTCACTGCTGATGGGAAAATCACCCTTGCTGCTGCTCAGCGGCCTGGGGGCGATGACTGCGGTGCTGATGCTGGTCTTTAAGGACCCGATCCTCGGCCTGGTGGCCGGCATCCAGCTTTCCGCTAACGACATGCTGAGCATCGGCGACTGGCTGGAAATGCCGAAATACGGCGCCGATGGCGCGGTGACCGACATTGGCCTGACCACGGTGAAAGTGCGCAACTGGGACAATACCGTGACCACCATCCCGACTTACGCGCTGATCTCCGACTCCTTCAAAAACTGGCGATCCATGTCGGAGTCCGGTGGCCGTCGCATCAAGCGCAGTATCAATATCGACACCACCAGCGTGCATTTCCTGTCGGAGGAAGAACAACAGCGCCTGAACCGTAACCCGCTGCTGCAACGCTACCTGAACGATAAAACGCAGGAGCTGAGCCAGCATAATCAGCAGACTGGCGTAGATCTCAGTTCACCGCTCAACGGCCGCCGCCTGACCAATCTTGGCACGCTGCGCGCTTACCTGGTGGCCTATCTGCGCGCTCACCCCGGCATTCACCAGAATATGACGCTGATGGTGCGCCAGTTGGCACCGCTGCCAGAAGGTTTACCGCTGGAGATTTACGCTTTCACCAACACCACGGTATGGGCTGAATACGAGAGCATTCAGTCGGATATCTTTGACCATATCCTGGCGGTGATTAACGAATTCGATTTGCGGGTGCACCAAACGCCGACCGGTAACGACATGCGCAGCATGCTGCCCCCCCTGCGACAGGCGGCAGACATTTCCTGA
- the malZ gene encoding maltodextrin glucosidase, which yields MLNAWHQPVPPFVVKKGQRLDITLWLQGNELPEQVFLRAEPDNEEWLLIMKGQQVGGLQRYQASLTLNEGEATRRYCFKLVWADRQQWFGPQGEFLTPPGQLAQFAVDVPDSSPQWVADQIFYQIFPDRFASSGGEHGIQSGSYRHHAAGCDVVRCDWQQPLEDRHAASTFYGGDLDGISQKLPYLQQLGVTALYLNPIFTAPSVHKYDTEDYYQVDPYLGGNVALQRLRVSTHKVGMKLVLDGVFNHTGDSHPWFDRHQQGDSGACHHPDSPYRGWFNFYPDGRALDWKGNASLPKLNFAEPQVAEAIYRGEGSVVRHWLRPPYSIDGWRLDVVHMLGENGGATGNLRHLAGIYHAVKQENPQAYVLGEHFGDARRWLHAGVEDAAMNYMGFALPVRGFLAGLDVAHHPVRMSAAECAQWMDGYRAGLPHGRQLIQFNQLDSHDTARFLTLLQGNRARMQMAAVWLMSWIGVPCLYYGDEIGLDGANDPFCRKPFPWDESHWDQPLLALFQRMAALRKQSLALRRGGCQVLHAVGETLVFVRLYQQEQVLVALQRAGSGAVTLPYTPLLAAGQWQRLEGKGEMEETQNAMALQLGEESVTLWRRLG from the coding sequence ATGCTTAACGCCTGGCATCAACCGGTCCCGCCTTTTGTGGTGAAGAAGGGACAACGCCTGGATATCACGCTGTGGTTACAGGGCAATGAACTGCCTGAACAGGTTTTTTTACGCGCCGAACCGGACAATGAAGAATGGCTGCTGATCATGAAAGGACAGCAGGTTGGCGGGTTGCAGCGATATCAGGCCAGCCTGACCCTGAATGAGGGCGAGGCAACCCGTCGTTACTGCTTCAAACTGGTCTGGGCCGACCGCCAGCAATGGTTCGGTCCACAGGGGGAATTTCTGACGCCGCCGGGACAATTGGCGCAATTTGCCGTCGACGTGCCCGACAGCAGCCCGCAATGGGTGGCCGACCAGATTTTCTATCAAATCTTTCCCGATCGCTTTGCCAGCAGCGGCGGCGAACACGGCATTCAGAGCGGCAGCTATCGTCACCATGCCGCCGGCTGCGATGTCGTTCGCTGCGACTGGCAGCAGCCGCTTGAGGACCGACACGCCGCGTCCACCTTCTATGGCGGCGACCTGGACGGCATTAGCCAAAAATTGCCTTACCTGCAGCAGTTGGGCGTGACGGCGCTCTATCTGAACCCGATCTTTACCGCACCCAGCGTGCATAAATACGATACCGAAGACTATTATCAGGTCGATCCCTATTTGGGCGGCAACGTCGCCTTGCAACGTTTGCGAGTGAGCACTCACAAGGTGGGGATGAAACTGGTGCTCGACGGGGTGTTTAACCATACCGGCGATTCCCACCCGTGGTTTGATCGTCACCAGCAAGGCGACAGCGGCGCTTGCCACCACCCGGATTCTCCCTATCGTGGCTGGTTTAATTTCTACCCGGATGGCCGTGCGCTTGACTGGAAGGGCAACGCCAGCCTGCCGAAGCTCAACTTTGCCGAACCCCAGGTGGCGGAGGCGATTTATCGCGGTGAGGGCAGCGTAGTGCGCCATTGGTTACGCCCGCCCTACAGCATTGACGGCTGGCGGCTGGACGTGGTGCATATGCTGGGTGAAAACGGCGGGGCCACCGGCAACCTGCGGCATCTGGCAGGCATTTATCACGCGGTTAAGCAGGAAAATCCACAGGCCTATGTACTGGGCGAGCATTTTGGCGATGCGCGGCGCTGGCTGCATGCCGGCGTTGAAGATGCGGCGATGAACTACATGGGCTTTGCCCTGCCGGTGAGGGGGTTTCTCGCCGGATTGGACGTCGCGCATCACCCGGTGCGGATGTCGGCGGCGGAGTGTGCACAATGGATGGACGGCTACCGGGCAGGCTTGCCGCATGGCCGCCAGTTGATCCAGTTCAATCAACTCGACAGCCACGATACCGCGCGCTTTCTGACGCTATTGCAGGGCAACCGGGCGCGGATGCAGATGGCGGCAGTGTGGCTGATGAGTTGGATCGGTGTGCCCTGTTTATATTATGGCGATGAAATTGGCCTGGATGGCGCCAACGATCCGTTCTGTCGTAAACCCTTCCCGTGGGATGAGAGCCACTGGGATCAGCCCCTGCTGGCTTTGTTCCAGCGTATGGCGGCGCTACGCAAACAGAGCCTGGCGCTGCGTCGCGGTGGCTGTCAGGTGCTGCACGCGGTCGGAGAGACCTTGGTATTTGTGCGTCTCTATCAACAAGAACAGGTGTTGGTGGCATTGCAGCGTGCTGGCAGCGGTGCAGTGACGTTGCCGTACACGCCGTTGCTGGCCGCAGGCCAATGGCAGCGGCTGGAAGGAAAGGGCGAAATGGAAGAAACGCAGAATGCGATGGCGCTGCAGCTGGGTGAAGAGTCCGTGACCCTGTGGCGGCGGCTGGGTTAA